From the Prunus dulcis chromosome 4, ALMONDv2, whole genome shotgun sequence genome, one window contains:
- the LOC117625293 gene encoding uncharacterized protein LOC117625293 — protein MNNCFGWKTHLEELMREGRCKKFIVKQAIQQIEDSDTAKEPPQKVIRINTILADSEESGLTIKEKKRKIKQATMISQVSTSLSLAEDDPVIGFQTKDLIGLDLQRNDALVISIQMAQAMIDRIHADEGSAANILQLAVIQQMGLEAKINKSAKSLTGFNGATTVTVGMIDLDVYSPPVISSQTFMVIDKVSPYNGILGKPWIGKINAITSATHQKISYPVPEGGITRSTAIR, from the coding sequence ATGAATAATTGCTTTGGTTGGAAAACGCATCTTGAAGAACTCATGAGAGAAGGTCGCTGCAAGAAGTTCATTGTGAAGCAGGCCATCCAGCAGATTGAGGACAGCGATACTGCTAAGGAGCCACCCCAGAAGGTCATAAGGATAAACACAATCCTAGCTGACTCCGAGGAGTCCGGACTGAccatcaaagaaaagaagaggaagatcaaacAGGCTACTATGATCTCCCAAGTCTCAACTAGCCTCTCACTGGCAGAAGACGATCCCGTGATTGGCTTTCAAACGAAAGACTTAATCGGCCTTGATCTACAACGAAATGACGCCCTTGTCATCAGCATTCAAATGGCTCAGGCCATGATCGACCGAATCCATGCAGATGAGGGCAGTGCAGCCAACATCCTACAATTGGCAGTCATCCAACAGATGGGCTTAGAGGCAAAGATCAATAAATCAGCCAAGTCGCTGACTGGTTTCAATGGTGCAACGACAGTTACCGTGGGCATGATAGATCTCGACGTCTACTCTCCACCTGTAATCAGCTCGCAAACGTTCATGGTCATTGATAAAGTATCACCATACAATGGCATTCTAGGCAAACCATGGATCGGCAAGATCAACGCCATCACCTCCGCTACACATCAGAAGATCAGCTACCCAGTCCCTGAGGGCGGTATCACCAGATCAACAGCGATCAGATAA